TACAGAAGCAACAAACCATTATCCGCGTTGATCATTTCTTTCTGCGTCATCAGCGTTCCATTAACAACCAACACCATGCACGGCAAGAACAACATAGCCATCGGTTTCCTGATCATGGGCGGCTTCATGCTCTATGGTTTCCTACTGATCTACCTGCGTGACTTCGCACCCGATAAGCAGGCATGGGTGGATACCTATTCTACCGGCAAGCACTTCGAATCTCGTTTGGCGCATGTACATGGCAATCTCTTCGCTGTGCTGAATGTGATCATCGGTTATCTGCTGCTCCACTTCCACGGAACGTTGAATAATTCCAAAGCGATCTCGTGGTTGGCCATGGCCGGCTTGTTGATGCCCATCGGCATTCTGGCTGAAGTCTACTTCGGCGTACCGCCAGCACTGGTGCTCGTTGGTGCTGTCGCCATGACCGTATCGGTTGTATGGCTAGGTATCTCGTTCTACACCATGAAGCTCACCATAAAGGAAGCAGCATAAAGGATCCGTTCACCATGAAATCGAAAAACTACCCCGCCCTATACCGCATTGTTCATTGGGCCATTGCGGTGTCGTTCGTTTTGTTGCTGTTTACGATCTTTCTGCGGTTGACGTGGATGAACAAGTACAATGTGGCGACCATCATCCAGGACCAGCTTGCCAACACGGAGCAGCATGTTTCGGAGGATCAGGCCATCGCTTTGGCAAAAAAGATCCGGCAGCCGATGTGGGACTGGCATATCTACACAGGCTATGTGCTCGTAGGCTTGTTCGCGATCCGCTTCATGCTTCCGGCTTTCGGAAAGATGAAGTTCCAGAACCCGATGGAAAAAGCTCTATCCACAACGGAGAAATTCAAGAAGTGGACCTACCTCTTGTTCTACGGGTTCGTCGTTGTCTCTTTGATCACCGGGCTGCTTATTGTTTGGGGACCGAAGGAATGGAAAGGTTCACTGGAGGAGGTTCACGAACTCGGCGTTTACTACTTAGTGGCATTCATCACGATCCACTTAGCCGGTGTGTTGTGGGCCGAGTTCACGGACCAAAAGGGAATCGTTTCAAGAATAGTAAGTGGGTCTACAATTCCTCCTAAACCATGAACCCACTTGCTGTTAAACGTTACAAATAGATCATACGAACGCGTGATCCATCGCATCAAACCCAACAAAACATGAAAACCAATCACATCGGCCTCGACCCCAAGAAAGCAAAGAAGCTTAGTGAAAAGCTCAACGTGTTGCTTGCGGACTATTCCATTTTTTACCAGAATACCCGTGGCTTCCATTGGAATATCAAGGGTGAAAAATTCTTCGAACTTCACGTGAAATTCGAAGAGCTATACAACGACCTTCTACTGAAAGTGGACGAGGTTGCAGAGCGCATCCTTACGCTCGGATCCACACCGGAGCACACCTATTCCGCCTATGCCAAACTGGCCAGTATCAAAGAAAGTCCGAAGGTCAGTGACGGTATAAAGGCTGTGGAACACATCCTCGAGTCATTCAAAGAGCTGATCGTATTACAACGAGAGATCCTGGATCTGAGCAGCAAAGCGAACGACGAAGGCACCAACGCGCTGATGTCCGACTACATCCGCGAGCAAGAGAAATTGGTGTGGATGTACTCTTCATTCCTGAAGAACTAATTCACCGATCTACAGTCCAACAGCTGCTAACAACTTCTGAATTCTCAACCCGCTTATTTGATCCGCGTTGATCAACTCTTTCAGCGTGATCAGCGTTTCATTCGATCACCCATGCCCTCCCCAATCACACCACGCCAGATCGAGATCATCTCCGCCGCAGGGCAGCTGATCAGCGAGGACGGCTATGCACGTTTGACCACGAAGCGCTTGGCGGAGCGCATGCATTTTAGTGAAGCCGCGCTTTACCGGCACTTCAGCAGCAAGGAAGATATCCTGTTGAAGATGCTGCAACTGCTTACTGCTTCGGTACAGGAACGCATGGAGGAGGTGGCCAGCCAGGAAGATCAGCCGGACCTGCGACTGCGCGCGATGTTCGATAGCCACTTTACCTATTTCAAAGCGCATCCGGAATACCTGATGGCCATTTTCGCCACCAACTTCATGGAGTCCTCGCTGGTGATCGATACGGCGATAAAGAACTTGATGGAGGTAATGCGTGTTCATCTGCGCGCAGTTGTAAGTGCTGGCCAGATAGCAGGCACCTTCACTCAGAAGATACCCACTGACATGCTGGTGCAGATCGTCATGGGGACCTTCCGATTGCACATGTTGCAATGGCGTATGTCGGGTAAACGGACCGACGTGAAACGGGCCGGAAACAAGTTGATCGACACTATACTAACCTTGATCACTGCACGATGAGCAACGCACGAAATACTTCATGGATACGCTGGACATTGATCGCGGTGCTGCTGCTTTTCGGTGGCGTTACGTTGTTCCTGAGCAGCTCCATCTTGCTGGATCTCTTTGGTATGCGTGAGAAGGAAGGTAACTACGTCCAGTTCGTTGTGCTGGCGAATTTCTTCGCATCCATTCTCTACTTCGCTGCGGCTATCGGACTGCTCGCACACAAATGGTGGGCGCGCTATCCACTGTGGATGGCCAGTGTTGTGCTTCTTGTTACTTCTCTGGCCTTTGGCTGGTACATCTACCAAGGCGGTGTCCATGAACAACGAACGATCGTCGCAATGATCTTCCGTACACTACTCACTATCGTTTTTTACGCAACGGCCATTCGGGTCGGTCGCGCACATCAACCACAAACACGAACCATTTCAACAAACATACCAACATGAACTACAAATTTGCTATTACCACCGTTGCGCTCTCATTCTTCACTTTAGGCTGCACTGCACAGGATGGCCACGATCACGCCAAACATGAAAAGGCGGAAACAAAGGCAGTTGAGTCTGAACCAACCGTAACGCTTGATAACGGAAAGCGCTGGAAAGCCAACCCCGAGACCACATCGGGCATCGCGAACATGATCGTGCTTGTCGATAAGCAGATCGCAGAAAAGGGTGATGCCAAGGCAGCGAAAGCCTCTCTGGAAAAGGAGTTCGGATTGATCTTCGAGCGTTGCACCATGACCGGTGAAGCGCACAACCAACTGCACAATTACCTGATCCCGATCCACCAACAATTCAGTGGTTTTGACGCGGGAAATGCAAAGCAGTTGGCAGAGATGAAAACTTATCTCGGTACGTACGGCAACTACTTCGAGTAGTCCAGTGGAAATGAATTAGCAGGATGCATCGGTCGCCATACACACCACCTTCCTACCGCCGTTGGCTAAGTATGGTCGCGTTGCTGCTGACCCTTACGCCAGTGCATGCCCAAGTGATGTCGTTGCAACAATGCATCGATTCCGCGATGGTGAACGAGCGCCGTGTGTGTATGGCCGAGATCGATATGCAGATCGCCGATGAACGCACGGGTGAATTGCGCGGCGCGCTACTACCGAAGTTGCGTGGCATGGTGGACTACAAGTACTACACCGACCTGCCGTATCAGCTAATGCCGGCTTCTATTTTCGGAGGACCAGCTGGAACGTACCGCGATATCCAATTCGGTACGCCGCAGAACATTGCGGCCAACTTGGCGTTGCAAATTCCTTTGTACGATCCGGCATCGTTCAGTGCCGTGCAAGTGGGCAAGGAAGCTGCGGCCATGGCAGCGATCCAGCACGAACGCACCCGCGAAGATGTCGTAATGGAAGTAAGTGCCGTTTACTACAACGTGCAGATCCTCCAAAGCCGTTTGGCCTTTTTGGACAGCAACGTGGTGAATGCCGCAGCGCTGGTCAGGACATTGGAATTGCTGCACGAACAAGCGCTCGCACGCCGCACCGATGTGGATCGCATCGCACTACAGCTGGACCAACTCACCACGCAACGGACCCAAGTGCAAGGTCAATATGAACAGGTATTGGATGGCTTGAAAGTCTTGACCGGAATGCCTTTGGATGCATCACTTTCCGTGGACACCACAGCACCCGAAAAAAAAGAAATGACCAACACCGTTACGGGCACCACCACGCAACGGCGCATGGCCGATCAAGCCTTGCGTTTAAAGAACGCCGAATTACGCACCATGAAACGTGCGCGACTACCCGGGATCAGCGGCCAAGGCATGTACGGAACAACTGGTTTCGGACCGTTGGAAGCCGACGATCACTTCAACTTCTATCCCATCGGATACCTCGGTCTTCAACTGCAAGTACCGATCTTTCAAGGAACCATTCTGGCCCATCGCATCAAGTCCAAAAAGTTCGAACTGCAACGCACCGAATTGCAACGCGATGCACTGCTGGACAAGGAGAATGTGGAACGCCGCGGTGTACAACGGCAACTCACGATCGCTGAACAAGTGATCACGAACAACACCGCGCAATTGGCGCTGGCCGAACGTATCCGGCGGAGCACCATGGCGCAACACGCACAGGGTTTGGCCACCGTGCCAGATCTGATCCTCGCGGAACAAAGCGAACACGAAGCGCAGATGAACTATCTCAACGCACTGGTGAACCTGCGCAAAGCACAACTTGAACTGCAGCGCCTCAACGGTGTCCTGCTCAAAACCGAACAGCCATGAAACGCTACATCCCTTGGTTCGTGATTGCCGCTTTGCTGGCGTTGACCGTATGGAAATTGGCCGGCAACAAGCGCATCCAAGAAGAACGGGTGTACCGGTTCGATCGCAATACGCCTGTGCATGTAGTGGTGGATACCGTGCGCTCCATCGCACTATCCGAAGGCGTGCGTTATAGCGGAACGATCGAGGCTGTTAGCGAAGGAAAAGTGATGGCCGAAGTACCCGGGCGTGTGGTCGCAGTGCCGGTGCAGGAGGGACAGTGGGTGGAAAAGGGCAAGGTGATCGCACGCTTGGACGGCGATCTATTACGCAGGCAATTGAGCGCCGCACAAGTACAGGTGGATGGCTTGGAAAAAGACCAAGAACGCTACTCAATTTTGGCGGCGCAAGATGCCGTGCAAGGCGTTCAACTGGAGAAAACAGAACTCGCATTACAAGCCGCGAAGGTCCAACTAGGCACCTTGCAAGAACAAGTACAACGTACGGAGATCTCCGCGCCGATAGGTGGTTACATAGCACAACTTTTCGTGGACGTCGGTACGGTGTTGAACCCATCGATGCCCGTGGCCATGATCAGCGATGATCGCACATTGGAACTCGCGATCGCCGTACCCGGATCCGAGTTAGAGCGCTTCAGAAAAGATCAACACGTTGATGTGCTTGCATCCGGCAGTGGCATGCGCATCAAGGGCATCATCACCAGCGTAGGAAGCCGCGGCGACATGTCACATAATTTCCCCGTACGTATTGCGCTGAACGGTGCGGATACCAAGGGACTCAAGCCCGGTATGGCCGCCACTGTGCGCTCCGTTCCTGCCGATGCTGCTACGGCACCGACCATCCCCGCAAAGGCGATCATCGGATCCTCGTTGGAACCCGAAGTGTACGTGTTACAGAACGGTCGTGCAATGCGCAAACGGATCACCACCGGTGCCGGAAACGCGGAACAAGTTGCAGTTGTCGATGGATTGAATGTGGGCGATATCGTCGTCACCAGCGGCTTCATCAATCTCAGTGACGGCGTATCCGTGAAGACCAAGTAACCTGAACATCGAATAGTAGAACGAACCGGCAAAATGACCATCACGGAGATCGCCATCAAACGCCCATCGCTGATCATTGTGATCTTCGGTGTACTGCTCTTGGGCGGCATTGTGGCCTATCGCGGTCTTGGTGTGGAGCTGATGCCCGATTTCAATCAGCCAGTGATCACCGTGCGCACCATGTATCCCGGCGCGGCACCGGAAGAAGTGGCGAACAGTGTTACACGTCCCGTTGAAGATGCGCTCAGTTCGCTGGAGCATGTGGATTACATCGCAAGCCGATCGTTGGCCAACGCGTCCATCATCATCGTCAACTTCAAGTACGGTGCGAACTTGGATCTGGCTATGCAGGATGCTCAACGCCAGATCGACAACATCCGAAAAGATCTACCCGAAGGACTGCAGCCACCGGTGATGTCGAAAGTTTCCCCGAATGACTTGCCCATCATCAGCGTAAGTGCGTTGAGCGATCTACCCGCACCAGAATTCTACCAACGCATGCAAGACGAACTCTTGCCGCGTTTCCAACAACTAAAAGGCGTGGCCGAGATCACTTTGCTCGGTGGTGAACAACGCGAGATCCAAGTAAAAGTCGATCAAGCAAAACTGGTGCATCACCGCGTTCCACTTCCGCAGGTAACCGAAGCCATTCTCCGCGCTGGCCGGGAGATCCCCGCTGGCGATGTGCGCACCGAACACGAGCGGACCACCGTGAAATTGGCAGGCAAGATCACCACGTTACCCGAGTTGGCGAACGTTGTGGTAGCGCAACCCGCGCCAGGTTCCGTAGTGCGTGTTAAAGATGTCGCAACCGTCGTTGATGGCATTGCAGAGATCAGTTCCGTGAGCCGGTACAATGGCGAAAGCGGTATCGGTCTATTGATCAAGAAGCAGGGCGATGCCAACGCAGTGGAAGTGAGCCGCGCCTTGCGTGCAGAGTTCGCCCGGATCGAAAAGGAAGACCAGGGGCGAACAACACGCGCTTCATCCTCGCGGACGACAGCACCGACATCACCATCGAAGCCGTGAACGGTGTGCTCATAGACCTCGGATTGGCCGTGCTGCTCGTATCGTTCATCATGCTGCTCTTCTTGCACAGCCTGCGCAATTCGCTGATCATTCTGGTGGCGATACCCGCATCGTTGGTGAGTGCATTCGTGGCCATGGGCCTCTTCGGATACACCCTCAATTTGATGACGTTGCTCGCCATGTCGTTGATCATCGGCATCCTCGTGGACGACTCGATCGTAGTGCTGGAAAGCATCCAACGGTACCTCGACAAAGGGCACGACAAAGTCACCGCTGCTATCGAAGGCCGCGCAGAGATCGGCTTCAGTGCATTGTCCATCACACTGGTCGATGTCGTGGTGTTCCTCCCCATCATTTTCCTGCAAGTATTCGTCGCCGACCTGCTCAAACAATTCAGTGTGGTCGTGGTCGTCAGCACGTTGATGTCGCTGTTCGTCAGCTTCACATTAACGCCCTGGCTCGCCTCACGCTTGGGCAAGAAAGAAGATCTGAAACCCACGAATATCTACACGCGCAGTCTGATCCGTTTTGAACATTGGCTCGAAGGACTTACCAACTGGTACACCGGCGCGCTGCGTTGGGTGCTCAGCCACAAGCTCGCGTTCGTCGGCATATTGCTCGCACTTTTCGCGGGCACCGGGATCATGATGAAACAAGGCATCATGGGCAAAGAACTGATCGCCACGGGCGACCAAGGAAAGTTCCGTCTCGCGTTGGAATTCGACAAGAACACCGCGCTAAAAGAGAACAATCTGCGCTCCCTCGAAGTGGAACGTTTCCTGCTCGCGCAACACGAAGTAAATAGCGTATTCGCCAACGTTGGCGGCCCCAGCACCGGTATTGGTAGCATGGGTGTGGGCTCAGAGAACAAGACCGAACTCACCATCGCGCTCCTGCCCAAAGACCAGCGCAACGGCATCAGCACCGATGCGTACATGAAGCACGTGCGCCAAGCCTTGCAAGACAGTTTTCCGGCCATCGACTTCACCATGGCCGCCATCGGTTGATCCCACGCACAGCACCCGTTGAGATCACACTCAGCGGTGCCGATCACGCACTCGTTATGCACACCGCACAACTGCTGAAAGACACACTAATGGGCGTACCGGGCGCCAATAACGTGCGCCTAAGCATCGAAGCCGGAAGCCCCGAACTGCAAGTAGAATTGGATCGTGATCGCATGGCCATGTACGGCTTGAACACCGCCGCTGTCGGTGCCACCTTGCGCAATGCATTGGCCGGTAACGACGATGGCCTCTTGTACGAGAACGGCACCGAATATCCCATCCGCATTCGGCTGGATGATGTTGATCGTAGGAGCGCGGAGGACGTTGCGCGCACACGCTTCGTAACACCCGCCGGTCTGGCCGTACAGCTCGATCAATTCGCCACCGTAGTGCGCCGCGAACCACCGGCCATGGTAGAACGCATGGACCGCATGAACGCAGTAACCCTCACCGCCGATGCGCTCGGCAGAGGCAGTGGTACCGTGGCGGATGAAGTCGTGGCCTACGTAAAGCAGAACCCGTTGCCCGATGGCGTTTACATGGCCTGGGGCAGCGACATCAAACGGCAGAACGACAGCTTCGGCTCGTTGGGCGGCGCACTCCTCGCAAGCCTCATCCTCGTATACCTCATCATGGTTGCGCTCTACGACAGTTTCATCTATCCCTTCGTAGTCCTGTTCAGCATCGTCGTCGCCATCATCGGCGCATTCCTCGCGCTCAACCTCACCATGTCGACACTCAGCCTCTTCACGTTGCTCGGCATGATCATGCTGCTCGGCCTCGTCAGTAAGAACGCCATCCTCATCGTAGACCGCACCAACCAGCTCAAAGAACAAGGCATGCACTACCGCGATGCCCTCCTCGAAGCCGGCACCACACGCCTGCGCCCCATCCTCATGACAA
The nucleotide sequence above comes from Flavobacteriales bacterium. Encoded proteins:
- a CDS encoding DNA starvation/stationary phase protection protein, producing the protein MKTNHIGLDPKKAKKLSEKLNVLLADYSIFYQNTRGFHWNIKGEKFFELHVKFEELYNDLLLKVDEVAERILTLGSTPEHTYSAYAKLASIKESPKVSDGIKAVEHILESFKELIVLQREILDLSSKANDEGTNALMSDYIREQEKLVWMYSSFLKN
- a CDS encoding TolC family protein; translation: MHRSPYTPPSYRRWLSMVALLLTLTPVHAQVMSLQQCIDSAMVNERRVCMAEIDMQIADERTGELRGALLPKLRGMVDYKYYTDLPYQLMPASIFGGPAGTYRDIQFGTPQNIAANLALQIPLYDPASFSAVQVGKEAAAMAAIQHERTREDVVMEVSAVYYNVQILQSRLAFLDSNVVNAAALVRTLELLHEQALARRTDVDRIALQLDQLTTQRTQVQGQYEQVLDGLKVLTGMPLDASLSVDTTAPEKKEMTNTVTGTTTQRRMADQALRLKNAELRTMKRARLPGISGQGMYGTTGFGPLEADDHFNFYPIGYLGLQLQVPIFQGTILAHRIKSKKFELQRTELQRDALLDKENVERRGVQRQLTIAEQVITNNTAQLALAERIRRSTMAQHAQGLATVPDLILAEQSEHEAQMNYLNALVNLRKAQLELQRLNGVLLKTEQP
- a CDS encoding efflux RND transporter periplasmic adaptor subunit, with translation MKRYIPWFVIAALLALTVWKLAGNKRIQEERVYRFDRNTPVHVVVDTVRSIALSEGVRYSGTIEAVSEGKVMAEVPGRVVAVPVQEGQWVEKGKVIARLDGDLLRRQLSAAQVQVDGLEKDQERYSILAAQDAVQGVQLEKTELALQAAKVQLGTLQEQVQRTEISAPIGGYIAQLFVDVGTVLNPSMPVAMISDDRTLELAIAVPGSELERFRKDQHVDVLASGSGMRIKGIITSVGSRGDMSHNFPVRIALNGADTKGLKPGMAATVRSVPADAATAPTIPAKAIIGSSLEPEVYVLQNGRAMRKRITTGAGNAEQVAVVDGLNVGDIVVTSGFINLSDGVSVKTK
- a CDS encoding cytochrome b/b6 domain-containing protein; the encoded protein is MKSKNYPALYRIVHWAIAVSFVLLLFTIFLRLTWMNKYNVATIIQDQLANTEQHVSEDQAIALAKKIRQPMWDWHIYTGYVLVGLFAIRFMLPAFGKMKFQNPMEKALSTTEKFKKWTYLLFYGFVVVSLITGLLIVWGPKEWKGSLEEVHELGVYYLVAFITIHLAGVLWAEFTDQKGIVSRIVSGSTIPPKP
- a CDS encoding TetR/AcrR family transcriptional regulator, translating into MPSPITPRQIEIISAAGQLISEDGYARLTTKRLAERMHFSEAALYRHFSSKEDILLKMLQLLTASVQERMEEVASQEDQPDLRLRAMFDSHFTYFKAHPEYLMAIFATNFMESSLVIDTAIKNLMEVMRVHLRAVVSAGQIAGTFTQKIPTDMLVQIVMGTFRLHMLQWRMSGKRTDVKRAGNKLIDTILTLITAR